In Brachionichthys hirsutus isolate HB-005 chromosome 5, CSIRO-AGI_Bhir_v1, whole genome shotgun sequence, a single genomic region encodes these proteins:
- the LOC137893599 gene encoding sodium- and chloride-dependent GABA transporter 2-like, translated as MDNLSQRDPFNGHSMPLDIVSNTEEKMMDRGQWGNKLEFVLSVVGTIIGLGNVWRFPYLCYKNGGGAFFIPYLIFMIACGIPLFLLETSVGQYTSEGGITAWRKICPLFEGLGYATQVIVALLNIYYIIVLAWAIFFLYNSFTWDLPWASCNNTWNTDSCVTFQKGNSSMDLHVNATSPVIEFWERRVLRISSGIHDLGSLNWDLVICLAIAWVMCYFSIWKGVKSTGKVVYFTATFPYAMLLILLIRGVTLPGASGGIYFYLYPDLQRLSDPQVWMDAGTQIFFSFAICMSSLTALGSYNKYNNNCYRKGQKDCLCLCFLNSATSFIAGFAVFSILGFMSYEQNLHISEVAESGPGLAFIAYPRAVSMMPFSPLWACCFFIMIVFLGLDSQFVSVESLVTSVVDMYPSTFRRKNRRELFILAVAVVFFLIGLIMLTEGGMYVFQLFDYYAASGMCLLFVALFETVCIAWVYGVDRFYDNIEDMIGYRPGPVIKYCWLFFTPTICLGTFVFALIKYSPLKYNNKYVYPWWGNAIGWILALSSMLCIPVWMAVKLYSTPGTLRQRLVLLTTASIELPKTMQEQERLQAVLAAEGETLHQKSLPTKDGYFPVDEKESNC; from the exons ATGGATAACTTATCACAGAGAGATCCCTTCAATGGACACAGCATGCCACTGGACATTGTGTCCAATACCGAGGAGAAGATGATGGACAGGGGTCAGTGGGGCAACAAACTAGAATTTGTTCTGTCGGTGGTTGGAACAATTATCGGCCTGGGGAACGTCTGGCGTTTCCCCTACCTGTGTTATAAAAATGGAGGAG GCGCCTTCTTCATCCCGTACCTCATCTTCATGATTGCTTGTGGCATCCCACTCTTCTTACTGGAAACATCTGTGGGCCAGTACACCAGTGAGGGTGGTATCACCGCCTGGAGGAAAATCTGCCCATTGTTTGAAG GACTGGGTTATGCCACTCAGGTCATTGTCGCTCTGCTTAACATCTACTACATCATTGTGTTAGCCTGGGCCATTTTCTTCTTATACAACTCCTTCACCTGGGATTTGCCTTGGGCTTCCTGCAACAACACGTGGAATACAG ATTCCTGTGTGACATTCCAGAAGGGAAACAGCTCCATGGATCTCCATGTGAACGCCACCTCTCCTGTTATTGAGTTCTGGGA GAGACGAGTTCTGAGGATATCATCAGGAATTCATGACCTCGGGTCTCTGAACTGGGACCTCGTCATCTGTCTGGCCATTGCGTGGGTTATGTGCTACTTCAGCATCTGGAAGGGAGTCAAGTCTACCGGAAAG GTGGTTTACTTCACAGCTACCTTcccctatgctatgctactgatTCTTCTGATCAGAGGGGTCACCCTGCCAGGAGCCTCCGGAGGAATCTACTTCTACCTCTACCCCGACCTTCAACGCCTGTCTGACCCGCAG GTGTGGATGGACGCTGGCACTCAGATCTTCTTCTCGTTCGCTATCTGCATGAGTTCTCTTACCGCGCTGGGAAGCTACAACAAATATAACAACAACTGCTACAGGAAAGGACAGAA GGATTGCCTTTGCCTCTGTTTCCTGAACAGTGCTACGAGTTTTATTGCAGGATTCGCCGTCTTTTCCATCCTGGGTTTCATGTCCTACGAGCAGAATTTGCACATCTCAGAAGTGGCTGAATCTG GTCCGGGTCTGGCCTTCATAGCCTACCCTCGCGCTGTATCCATGatgcctttctctcctctgtggGCCTGCTGCTTCTTCATTATGATTGTCTTTCTAGGACTGGACAGTCAG TTTGTAAGTGTGGAGAGCCTGGTGACGTCCGTAGTAGACATGTACCCCTCAACCTTCCGGCGTAAGAACCGTAGGGAGCTCTTCATCCTGGCGGTGGCTGTGGTGTTCttcctcatcgggctcatcatGTTGACAGAG GGGGGCATGTATGTCTTCCAGCTCTTTGACTACTATGCAGCCAGTGGGATGTGCCTGCTCTTCGTAGCTCTCTTTGAGACTGTTTGCATCGCTTGGGTTTATG GAGTAGACCGTTTCTATGACAACATAGAGGACATGATTGGCTATCGCCCTGGCCCTGTCATTAAGTACTGCTGGCTCTTCTTCACCCCTACAATATGCTTG GGAACCTTTGTTTTCGCCTTAATCAAGTACTCGCCGCTgaagtacaacaacaaatatgtaTACCCGTGGTGGGGCAATGCCATCGGCTGGATCCTGGCCCTGTCCTCCATgctgtgtatccctgtgtggaTGGCAGTGAAGCTGTACTCCACCCCAGGAACGCTGAGACAG CGCCTCGTTCTCTTGACCACTGCTTCTATCGAGCTACCGAAGACGATGCAGGAACAGGAGAGATTGCAGGCCGTCTTGGCAGCAGAAGGCGAAACGCTCCATCAGAAGTCGCTTCCCACGAAGGATGGCTACTTCCCTGTCGATGAAAAGGAGTCTAACTGCTAG